One segment of Papaver somniferum cultivar HN1 unplaced genomic scaffold, ASM357369v1 unplaced-scaffold_81, whole genome shotgun sequence DNA contains the following:
- the LOC113345142 gene encoding adenylate isopentenyltransferase 5, chloroplastic-like has product MQISLSVCKEVYLNFPASPIMTDSFNRWQRKEKVVVVMGATGTGKSRLSIDLATRFHAEVVNSDKMQIYHGLEVTTNKLTDEEQCGVPHHLLGVVDPDSDFTATDFRHFASLAAGSIASRDRLPIIVGGSNSYIESLVDDEELEFRSNFECCFLWVDVSLPVLNSFVSTRVDQMIELGLIDEVRKIFDPKADYNRGIRRAIGVPELDRFLRAESSGADYQTRARLLEAAINEIKANTCKLAARQLEKIQRLSSLPGWNIHRLDATEAFIKSGRESDEAWDNLVAGPSLTIVRRFLYTDQHRTTPIKSKSGMIPSAIPTAVMGAAVAAVGR; this is encoded by the coding sequence ATGCAGATTTCACTTTCAGTGTGCAAAGAAGTTTATCTGAACTTTCCGGCCAGTCCGATCATGACCGACTCATTTAACCGTTGGCAACGGAAAGAAAAGGTCGTGGTAGTGATGGGGGCCACCGGGACAGGTAAATCAAGACTCTCGATCGATTTGGCAACTCGGTTCCACGCCGAGGTCGTAAATTCGGACAAAATGCAAATTTATCATGGACTGGAGGTCACTACGAATAAACTTACAGATGAAGAACAGTGCGGTGTTCCGCACCATTTACTAGGGGTCGTAGACCCGGATTCTGACTTTACGGCCACTGACTTCCGCCATTTTGCTTCCTTAGCAGCTGGTTCGATCGCGTCTCGCGACCGGCTCCCAATCATCGTTGGGGGCTCGAATTCATATATCGAATCATTGGTGGACGACGAAGAACTCGAGTTCCGTTCAAATTTCGAGTGTTGCTTCCTCTGGGTGGACGTATCGTTGCCGGTTCTTAACTCTTTCGTATCAACTAGAGTTGATCAGATGATCGAACTTGGACTGATCGATGAAGTCAGAAAGATATTCGATCCTAAAGCGGACTATAACAGGGGGATAAGACGTGCGATTGGGGTCCCCGAACTGGACCGTTTCTTAAGAGCCGAATCTAGTGGCGCAGATTACCAAACGCGCGCACGATTACTCGAGGCAGCCATAAATGAGATCAAGGCTAACACCTGCAAATTAGCTGCCCGTCAGTTAGAAAAGATCCAACGGCTAAGTTCACTTCCGGGATGGAATATACACCGGCTAGATGCTACGGAGGCTTTCATAAAGAGCGGTAGAGAATCCGATGAGGCATGGGATAATCTTGTAGCTGGACCTAGTTTGACGATCGTCAGACGTTTCCTTTACACCGACCAGCATCGAACGACCCCAATTAAATCGAAATCCGGCATGATTCCGTCGGCAATTCCCACGGCTGTGATgggtgctgctgttgcagccgtGGGTCGTTAA